A window of Pyrus communis chromosome 3, drPyrComm1.1, whole genome shotgun sequence genomic DNA:
TACTGAaaaagctgctgctgctgctgctgctggtgggGGAATTGGACACCAGTTGCATAGCTCGGCACACCTGAGCTACCATACGCACCTGCTGCGGCTCCTCCATTCCCTTCTGATCCATATGAAAGATAGGGGTAAAATGCCGCCGCCGCTGCTGCTCCGGCCACCATCCCAGTTGCAGGGCTTGTCCCGTACATAGGATACTGGCCTGCTGCCCCTCCATACAAACCATAGTAGTTCtgcaaaatatatatacacattgcacaaaacacaaatcatcaCTTACTTATACGAGTTAGTTAATTTAATACATAATTACCTTACATTAAATTCAAGTACAATTACTTAGGTATATATAGTACAtatctagaaagaaaaaaaaaaaaaaaaagaagttttttTATCGGTAAACGCGAGGAATATAACTGCGTATTTAAACTCAGGAGGCCTCGTGAAACTGGAGTCTGTACATGTGAGTTCCCCATTTTTACTTGGATATTTGGTCttgtttttcactttcttcCCTTCCTGTTCTTTGTGTGCGCTATTTGGTGTAGATTATAGTGAAAGCCTACTTACCAAGTTGGAACGCGGAACACGGGCGTATGTTAatcaaggtaaaaaaaaaaaaaaaaaaaaaaaaggagtgtgGTTGTTGGGAATAGTTGAAGaagttaaattatttttcacaaCTTGGCATCGCATACATGGAACTGCCAAGACATGCAATGCATATAAGTGCTGGTTGGTCCCCTTTCCTCTTACCCTTACGTAATAGGTGCATTTTTTGCTTACCACCCTTAACTGGTGATAATGTTTACCATCCTATTTATCACCGTtgaataagtttaaattttaaaatttgtatctATCTACTACACAgatctcgaaatttaaaattatctAATAGTGATAAATAGAGTGATAAGCATCACTATCACTTTAGAGTGGCTGAAAAAAAACATTCCCTACGTAATATATATGGACGCTGTTGGAAGAGTAAAGTGCATGCCTATAAAGAAGCAAAGGTAgaatgtttcattaaagaaaggGAATACGAGAAAACCAAGTGGGTAAAATGTTTTAgaggaaatatttgaaaaagTGCAAAGAAATGAAAgtacaaattaattaaggaaataatataatataaaaaggaGAAGATTGTACAAACCGCAGGATAAGTGTAGTCTGGCGAGTATGAAGAGTACCTGATCGAAATGGAAAGAGTTATAAGTCAGTCAGCATCTATTAGACAAGAAAATATCGAttcaaattcgattaaattACTTATGCGTTTTACATGGCTGTGTAAAACATGATGCATACATGTTAAAAACAATTCATGTCAATGAATGGTTAATTAAGGTTGCAAATGCAATGCGCCCATGAGAGATTGCTGATTCAAGAAGCATGtcatatatatgcatgcatgcatgaggATCAAATGTGAAAGCACAAGCTTGCGCGATGCATATATATTGTGTACTGTGTTATTTGCCAGTGTGTATTTTTGGGGTGGGGGAATGTCACAACCATGCCAAAAGGGAATGAATTTTGATGTTGATCATgtggtggagagagagagagagagagagagagatgatcgTGCTGGTGAATTTTGACAGAATTTTGATACATATATAGTAGGGCTActttaatgttttaaaaaagTGATCATTTTGGCTCCGGTCTCTAATCAACATAGTTGTTAGAATGAaaccttatttgtttaaatagtttgatcaaggtccctaACATCATTTAAGGgatttaactcatgcatttatACATCCAATATctcacaaattatgaaatttaaacaaatccaAATAATATTGTTACAAATATAGCaattacttaaaaatcaataatagagtAATTTGTTCTTCACATAGTtctagcaaaaacaaaaaaaaaaatgtacccacGAAATTATTAATATAGTGCAAGAAATCACTATtgatatgttttaaaacataaaataaacacatataattagcatgggtacgttcagaaaaaaaatattgatacgaattaaatttaaaacatgggtacatattaaaattcaaaactatgggtacaaattaaattgaaaatataggtacatattaaaattcaaaattatgggtacaaattaaatctaaaaagaatattggttcgaaattcaaaaacggatacaaattataaatagaaatatatgaagaaaaaaaatactaaaaatattatatttaaaaatgattaataatttttcatttttaaattgacATACAGTGActtgtaaataatttaatattaaataatgacataaaaaaaattaaaggatcttgatcaaaaatgaaaaaggaataagatttcaattaataaaaagaaaatgagggaGAAGAACCTAATTTATCCTCAAatttttgtcataaaaaaaaagggctacTTTAACGAGGTTGATGAGGCTGGGTGGTGGACGTCCATGAGTTGGCAAAGCACGTGCTGCTTCCCATACACACACACGTATTCATACAGCTAGCAGATACGGATGACGATCCAACATATATATAGCATAGCATAGAAAGCATCTTCATCATCAACTCATACATATATAGTTAcccataaaaaattattgagtgCTCCGGAATACCGATGATTCCGAATATTTTAACTATTGTatcttaatttttatgtttttaaataaaaatctaacTATTAAAACATTTATAATATAAGTAATTCAGAACGTCCAAAAAAATCCCAGTAATCCATAAAAAAAGATTGTAAGGTAACCCAATATTATATTTGATGATGGAGATGGTCAAATGGTCAATAAATGGTCAATGGTCATACATACCCATAAAGATTGTAAGGTATCCCTTGTTGGATGGCATAATGAGCGAAGGTTGCTGCTGAGGGAAAAGCTGATCCCACTCCTCCTCCAAACCCTGTTTGGAATGGCCCCACCCTCCCAAAGCTCCTGCCTCCCCCTCCTCCACCTGCCCATCATTTCCCAATTAATCTCTTAAATATTTCCGACAGTAACTTTGATTATACATCACTCTACAAATTAAAGACATCTCTACTACTAGTACTGCATATATAAGTATCAACATTATTTCTCTTCTAAAATAATATACACAAAATTGCATTAACATTAATCTGATGATAATAATAATCAGAAGAAGAATATTGCAAGAAAGGATGAGTATATATATCTATGCTTGAAACAATTTCAAATTAAGAAGAGGATAGAAATATGGTTCCAAATATGTCGATCTTGCTTTGGAATGGTAGCTACGCAAATTTGAGCTAGTATGACaccaattttatatatatattgaaagcTTTTAAGAAAAgggattctcatttttttataaaaataaggaTTGGTTGTAGGGTCAACACCATATCAAACTTTAACGatctgaaccgtctatttttcaagttgtacatCATAGATCacccttgcaaaatattagccaaatcgaaaatatttaagacatctaattgggttcaaaaaaatgaacgaatactttattatataagaaacaatgaaatttgatcttgataattaaataagcacatggttttggattgaattgaatttttgtaagaataatctatgaattgagacttacaaaatagacggttcggatcatTAAAATTCGATGTGGAGTGAACCCCATAtctaattctcatttttttcaaaaatagaaATTCCTTTACATAAAAGGCCTGTATTTATATTATCCAACTATTTTTGCAAAAAGCACATGAGATATTGGACTTGTTCGATATTGAtccaatttaaattaaaaaaaaatgtagaaataAACTTAATCCTTAGTTGAGGAGGAATATCTAAATTGCATTATTGCATATATTTCACTGTGAAAAGAATTTTCCTCAAAGAAGAATATTTTTCGGACCACAATccaaatctatatatatatatatattcaacaaCCTCTTTCTAGAGAGCATAAATGATAATTAGTGAGGAATATCCAAAACTCTGAAGGCTGTTGGCTGCGTCACCGAGTTAATATATAAGAACTAATGGTAATATAAATAATCAGTTAAAGTATCTTAATTAGAagatatgtatatgtgtgttcACGTGAAAACGCAAGATAAGCTTTTGTAAGATAAAACCTATGATACCTTTATTATACAGATTAGAGATTAATTAAAGAAGAaatgaggaattgaggaaattgatAAGGTGATTTTGGTTCTGGTCTTTAGTAAATCTAATAGTATTTTAAATATTctacaaattatgaaatttaaaagtttCAAGGTCCCTACATCATTTAaggaatttatgaaattaataaGGTCATTTTGTTTAAAAAGTTTGATTAAGGTTCCTAGCATCATTTAAGGAATTTAGCTACTACACTTATGCATTCAATATTctacaaattatgaaatttaacaaattgaaataatattttaaatataatactgacataaaaaaaaatagagtatAATATATTGTTCATCACATagttttagcaaaaaaaattaatgttctgtcgtaattattaaatttgaaaaaataattactAGGTAtagattaaatttaaaattacgggtacaaattaaaactaaaaagaatattggtataaatttataaaatggtacaaattaaaaatagaaatatatgaaaatactaaaatgatatatttggaaatgattaataagttttttatttttgaaattgacaTATGACatgtaattaatttaatattcaaataatgaCATGCACAAAAGTCAAAAGACCTtaaccaaaaataaagaaataaggtttcaattaaggataaaataaaatgaggatgagaacctaaagaaaataaaagcaaagaaataGAATACTACCATGCTTTGGAGTTGAAGGCTTGGATCTCTGAACACCGAGAGAAGCAAGGTTGCAGTTAGCCCTCCTCCCATCAATCACGGGAGCAGCATCCACACAAGCTCTCATCGCAGCTTCGGCTTCGCGAAAAGTTAcctacatatttatatatatataatcaaaatAGTAAAATACATATATGCagatatcattcatttatttcaagaTCTATCTAACTAGCTAGCTAAAAACGCTATATACAATATATTGCATGACATGAAAGGGAAAGTGCATACAAATCCGTAGCCCTTAGATCTCCCAGTGGCCTTATCAGTGATAACAACGGCCTCCAAGATGTCACCAAACTGTTCAAAGTATTTCTTCATGGTTTCCTTCTGGGTTTCCCATGCCAACCCTCCAACAAACACCTTGGTGTAAGTCGTGTCGCCAAACTGCCCTGCCAGATTAGCTGGAGTCATCTTCAATTCTCGATTGATCGCGAACGATATGATGATATGATCAGCTCTCGGTCGGTATCTTGGAAATCCTGTGCGGTGGTGTTGGTGTTACTAATTAAGAAGAGAGTCCTATATATCTAGCTAGCTACCACTGATTGGCATGCCCTACACTACTGGTAGATCTAGCCCTAGCCctcgctgctgctgctgctgctgctggtacaagaacaagaagaataagaagaagaggGATCTTGTTTGAGATTTCGATGGTAaacttggtggtggtggtggtgagggTGTTGATAGCACACAGACAGACAATTGGGTCAGAgatcaacaaaaagaaaagaggagagGAAACTAGAGAGAGGGCGAAAGCAAAAGTtggaaaaaaagaggaaagcCCCTCTCATAATACGGACATGAATTATATACATAGCTAGCCCCACCTCTTCGCATTATTGTACCAAATTCACACACGCTCTACCGTTGGCGCGTCTTCTTGACACTCTTCTCTACTCAACATGATTTCCATTTaggtttttctttaaataattcaaaaatgctattcttattatttatttgtacgtATTATCATTTGTACTTTCTCTTTAATAACGTTGAAGTCCATATGTATTGACGGAccaaatttatattaaaaaaatataaataaatgataaatataACATTACTTTTGATAATTATTTACTGATCTGAGACTCCGAAACATGATTGGTGATAATCATGAGAGAGTGGGAATGGCTTCTGTTTGCATTATTATGTCCTTCATTCATCGTTGTCGTTTGATTAATTGAAGGGTATATGTGGAGTGACCCATTAGCCGCTGTTTTTGTCCCAAAATTACGAAACTCACCAACAACGTATGCTTTCGTTTATTCAACTTTTTAGTGGCTGAGCAGTGGCAGAAATAGAATGGAATGGAAAGAGAGTCTTTTTGGAGGAAATGGTCGACAATCGGAAAAACGGAATCGCGCCGGAAGTCGAAAGTCAGCCGTCCAATTGGCAACCGCTGCTGTTTACCGTCCATGGACTACGGGTGTCATTCTACATGTATAGAAAACCAGATTTTGTGATATAAAAAGCACAAATAAAAAAcgaaaactagattttaattcGTATATAAGATAAGTTGTCCAAGACTCAAAATTAAGTTTAGTCTATTGGTTCTATTTAAAGGATCAGGATTCTCTCCTAATCAAATGGTGATGATCCTCCTGACCAGACCCATCTAGCcgttcaaattttatccaacggttgcaattattataacttttagagggaccTCCTGTTTGTAGTCATTGGATAAAATATAAACGGCCCAATGGGCCTGGTTAGGAGGATCCTCACCATTTGCTTAGGAGAGGATCATGATCCCTATTTAAGTGCCAACATTTACattctatctttcttttctttttttttctttttttttttttttttttgtaatttcatgACTTTTTCTAAGTCTACACTAATTcagtataatatattttggtaaaaatatttagGTATAGTAActaattataaatatatttgGGAATACAAATATTTGTTATAATATAGTTCAGTACAGACATTTcaatacaaacatttaggtataGACATTTCAGTACAAGTAAGTTTCGGTACTGTCATTTATGTACACttatatatttacatatttttcttatgtgtcactatttcttttaatattttgtcaTTTAAGCTTATTTATAATTGGAAGAACTCAaatgtgcatattaataaagTCAAAATTGttatttagtattacggtctggtggtatttctcttcacttgacaatgagaggtcttagattcaaatctcgtggatggcgaattcgataccaaattaggtttctcaatgtgtggcttagccgaactcctccTCCCTGTAGTATATGTCTACACACAAAGTGTTTGGATTTTTTACTTTCGTTTTTTAaattgaaggagagaggaagagagtgggagagaatgtgggagtgggggagagggagagaggttttattttattttattttattttatttttttaattagagaagATAAAATCACTTGTAGGTGAGGCTTAAACAAACAAcaggaaaattttgttttgtgaaattacatattgtctttaacttttttgttgtgatagaagacaaaaatgtCTTTTTACCATCTTTTAGTCgacaaagagggtttcattaatatgtagtttagatttgGCAAGTTTGAGGTGGTTTTCAAAAGGACAGTGCACTTTTAATCTTCTTACATTACATATTGATGTTTTGAAATTGTATGTTAGAATATAAGTATGAGAATGTATTTTATACTTGTCATTATGATTCAAAGTGGTGCAAAGAACTCTAAAAGAAAGAGGTTTTGAATTATATCAATGTTCCACTTGGATTCTAATAAGAGAGAATAGTGGATTGAACGTGTATATATAGATATGGTAAACATCTGCTCTCGCCAAACACACGCTCTATATTGAATCAAATGCTTTTGTTCATTTGAGCATTGAAGGTTGCTATAGAAGATTGATGGCTTCATCATCTTAGATTTCTACAAGGACATGTGCACTATTTTGAAGTCTGTTATAGCTTCTTTTCAACTGCTTCTACAAGTTAGTTTGGTTCCTATGTTTATCGAATTGTAGTTTTGGGTACTTGTATAATTTGTGGTTTATGATCTTAATCTATtaatttatggtttttttttataagttcattcaactacaaaaaaaacaacttaGCAAATGGAAAACAAATTTCAGGTCAAAAGGGATTTTGCAGCCCAAAACTTTAGACGACGGAAGTTCATCGAAAAAGATTGGTCACACAAAACCCGTCGCTCGAAGCCTTACCCGATGAAAAAGGAAATCCTTTGGGCGAAAGAGAGTTTGCCCCACGAAAAGGTCATTAGGTCAAGATGCGTTGACCGCCTTGATCCAACGAAAATATCTTGCCTGATGACGTTCTTTTATCACCTCGCACAAGATTAAATACTATTAAAAATTTGACCCAACGAAAATTTCACCAGGCAACActttaaaactaaactaaactaaaaaataaaataacaattgCTCGATGAATATATTCGCTGGGCTAAcgtatttcctttttttttttttaacttgatattaaaacaataattataGTAAACAATTTATTTAACTCTAATTATATGAATTTAAATAGCTAACGTTAATGAcaactttaatttctttaattacattcaaaataaaattgttcgtataattctatatatatatatatatatatatatatataaactaattAACCTAACTACTCGGGTGGGTGCTGAGGTGGCTGGGGAACGGTGCCTGAAGTTCGCTCGGGGGCTCAGGAATGCCAATGCCAGAAACTAACATTGTTTGGGCTATCCTAGCAATGTACCTGCACTGCTTTTCGATCATGCGCAACAGCTGTTCGCTCAGAGCAGGTTCTTCTCTCAAGCGTGCCGCTTCTTTTTTTTAGCGCTCAACTTCTTCTCTTTTGCGCGCTAGCTCCATCTTCATTTGCTAAAGTCTGGACGACGTCACGGTCAAAAGATTAGAGCTCATTGACGAAGAAGACACCCCGAGGTCCCGAACCTGACCCGTTCCTAAGACATGAACTTCTTTGCGTTTTTGTCGCCCAACCTCGTCCATTATTAACTGTAGAGACACTTATGGATCAGGTGTTAGCTCGTCCATATGCACGTCCGGTTGCTGGTGAGATAAGTTGGCGAGGTACACGTCATTCTTTTGCATCATAAAAGCctaccaaagaaaaagaaaggaaaccAATAGATTATGGATCATAATTTTAACCTTATTTATTGTAATAAAATTTACAATTAAAACATAGAAATGAATACTTACAGAAATGTCGTTTGCGACCTCATTACCATAACTGGCATATGTTTTCCCCCAGACATCCACATCTAGGAAATGCGAACCAGTCACTCGTCGTTCCTCGATCCAGTAAGATAGAGGTCAAGAACCAAAGTGGTGAATGTACAACTTCTTCTCCCGATTACCTTTATTTACCATAGATTTTTTTctgtaaattaaaatatattaattaaaattaactaaaagaacataaaaattgaactaaaattaaaatataaataaactgaCATGAAATTTTGGCTCTAAAAATGAGTGCACAACTACTGCCACTTGCCCATCATTTCTAC
This region includes:
- the LOC137728957 gene encoding uncharacterized protein isoform X1 produces the protein MTPANLAGQFGDTTYTKVFVGGLAWETQKETMKKYFEQFGDILEAVVITDKATGRSKGYGFVTFREAEAAMRACVDAAPVIDGRRANCNLASLGVQRSKPSTPKHGGGGGGRSFGRVGPFQTGFGGGVGSAFPSAATFAHYAIQQGIPYNLYGYSSYSPDYTYPANYYGLYGGAAGQYPMYGTSPATGMVAGAAAAAAFYPYLSYGSEGNGGAAAGAYGSSGVPSYATGVQFPHQQQQQQQLFQYSTMNSSGVGGYQHYGPPISLAPSPALQSPGVTVALPAPIPHR
- the LOC137728957 gene encoding uncharacterized protein isoform X2, producing MTPANLAGQFGDTTYTKVFVGGLAWETQKETMKKYFEQFGDILEAVVITDKATGRSKGYGFVTFREAEAAMRACVDAAPVIDGRRANCNLASLGVQRSKPSTPKHGGGGGGRSFGRVGPFQTGFGGGVGSAFPSAATFAHYAIQQGIPYNLYGYSSYSPDYTYPANYYGLYGGAAGQYPMYGTSPATGMVAGAAAAAAFYPYLSYGSEGNGGAAAGAYGSSGVPSYATGVQFPHQQQQQQQLFQYSTMNSSGVGGYQHYGPPISLAPSPALQSPVCFAVPQA